GACAGCCATATGCAActatgtactttttttttttctttttcacaccTTTCTATTAACTCTGACTTTCATATCTTTGATCTGAGGTTTCCTTTCATATCACTGCCTTTTGCCACTGCTTGTAGCATTCTGAGATTTAGGAGCAGCAATGAGAGTCAGAGGGAAAGAAAGCCAGTGTTACTCACACAACTGCTCAGCTCTGAGGTCAGGGATGCCAAGAACTGTGCCACCTCCTCAACATAAGGGTACTGGTTCTTGACTTCAGTGAGGAGAACATCTTTTACTACGAGCTCCACAACCCTCTTCATCATGTAGCAGCGGTTGTTTTCCTGTGTATGAAAGTAAGAGGTCATGTTAAATCAAGGCGACATCAAAAGTGCTGCAGAGGGATGCAAAGAGCAGATTCCTCATGTAAGGCTTACCCCGATGTTAACAAAGAGCTGCTGCCCAATCAATCTGTTGTCCGTGTCCTTGTCTGAGGCACTGGcctgagaggaaaaaaggaagtgtCAAGTGATGATGGGAACCttacttaaaaattaataataaaccCAAAAGTTTTCATCAGCAATGAAAGTGCAGGTGAAATGAGGGAATGGACACCACAGTCTGTTACAGGTAGATAAGCTTGGACATCATTCCCCTCAGCTGGGTGAGATTCAAGGTCAGTatcacaggaaaataaataagcCGAGGTCTGAATTCATATCCCCCACTTAAAAGTCAGAAGTTGTCGTGGTTATGGTGACTAAACCAGATACTGCAGGTGGCCGACCTCACAGCGGcccacagtgctgctgggaggTGCTCGACGGTGTGCACCCAGGGAGACCCACCCATGGCTAAAGCAGCCAAGACACCTGCCCTAGCAGAGCACTGTAGGACACCTGATCATCTGCTTGGCTGTGACTGGAGTCATGAGCAGGCCCAGCTCCAAATGACCTGAGCAAACTGAGAAATTTAGTGTCATATTTCACAATTTACCCActttggcagcagctgcttgaaAAGAAGCAGCTGTGCTGTTCCAGGGGCTGCCTttcccttggggagcaggaggaggagaggcagcagctttCCCTGGCTACAAAACCAGCAGGCAATAGATCTGCTCCACACACCCAAACTCTGCCTTAACTGCAaatccaccttttttttttttttctgaagaaaggcaggggaaagagggaggaaTGCCAAAAGCTAGAAGTCACAGCATCAACAGAGGAGAAGGTCCTCAGATCCCACTATGAAGAACTCATGGATGACTGTACCGTTTTAGCCAAGGTGTAGGTGCGATTCCTGATGTAGGGCTGCTGGAAGTTGATCTTCCTGAGCCTGCAGGCATGATGGGCAGTGGAAGCCCCTTTCAGAGGCAGACAGCTGGTGAGAAGAAGGGGgacacagcaacagcagcagaagagaaCCCATCCTGGGAAGCTCTTGGACAAGGTGTGCAGGGAAGCCATGGCTCAGAGTTTGAAATCGTCCGTCCCAGCAGGCTGCAGACACAGGGCTCCACACTGATGTGAGAGAAGGCAGCGTTAGCACCAAGGAGAGCGGGTGAAGCACAGTGAGAGCAGCACAAAGGCTGCAAGCCTTACCTTTGCTGTGATTCTTGATGTGCTCTGCAGGAGGTGAGCTGCACCTTATATAGGGCCATCAACATCtctctcagctttttttttttttggggtacTGGTggtgaaataaaaatgacatCAGCAAGTCTCTTACTTTCCAGTATCCTCTTCTGAGAACTACCTAACCACTTCAAAACCCACAAATACAACTTCAAGGCCATCATAGTCTTTAGTTTcctataaaaaaaaccaaatattaATGTGGGGCAAAGCAGGGGCTTTTACCAAGGTAGGAATCCTGAATTCTTTctgcataaaaatatttgagaatTGTATGAGTTTGTGCCTCCTGTCCTAATTATAATACACTTACTTGATTGACAATTTGATGGCAGAAAACCATCAAATTTTCTGTGGTACAAGACTGGTTTCACTGCTGCTGACTGGTGCACACAAGTGAAGAGACTGTATCAGAACCAAAGCACTGACCACCTGTGGCTCCTACCCTGAAAATACCCTTTCCCACACTGTGGGCCACTGAAGTCACTGGCCATCTGCACATCACTGTGCAATCCTCTCTGAGAGATGAGAAACTGTGTAGGACCAACATGGCATTTACCACATGCCTGATTTCCAAATTCCCTTTTTCAAAAATACTATCTGTATTTAAGGCTGTAATCAGGCATAATGACCAGAGCTGTGGTCATGTATCAATCCAGGTGATTTCCATGTTCCTAAGGCTCTTCTGCAAACATGCAGGCAGTGCTGCACCTTCAGTCTGAAATACCATGCAGTGTTCCAAACGGGACACTGCACTCTTTAGATGGTAATTTGCAACCCATCTCTAGACAGTAATGCACGAGAGCACAAAAGTGGTACAAATGTAAACTCCTGGTTTTCTAATACCCACAAGGTACACAGGTGACAAACAGGAGAAAAGAGATCTGGAAAACCAAGGCTGCAGCTCTACCTCTGAGAATGGATATCTGAGAGCTCTGAGGGTGGGCATCCATCTGGCTGGGCTCCATTCTTTGTGACTCAGGTTCTCAGGACAAGAACCCTTATCAACCTAACCTCATGGTCTGAAATGCCCAGATCTTTTTCTTACACCTGAAAGGAAGCAGTTAAAAGCTGAGTGGAACGAGGTTGATTCTTTAGCCTCCTCTGATGCATCTGCAGCATGAGTTTATCCCTCCATGTCTCAGTCCTGCCTCAGTTGCCCTTAGACACCTGCTACATCAGTGCTGCACAGATCGGTACCCTTGAAGCTGCGCCCTGGAGCCATCATCACCACCTCCTTTTCCATTCCCCTCTCAGGTACCCATTCCCACGACCAGCTTCCAACAGCATCTTgactgcagcaggcagcagaaaCTGAGTCTGGacctgtggcaagcacatttctctctctctcaggatttttataaaggtgcacagagagaagtgaaagagaaaacaatttctgtttctgctccttgtttttctcttgtggaatgtgtttggagattgtttacctagagcgaatgcctagttggatcacggtggattttttgggcctgatggccaatgagatccacctgtgtctggactctggcgaacagggtcatgagttgtgagtgagttagatatgatagttagagagagtagcatgtagtttttagtatcctctttaatatagtatattaatgtatcata
This portion of the Anomalospiza imberbis isolate Cuckoo-Finch-1a 21T00152 chromosome 5, ASM3175350v1, whole genome shotgun sequence genome encodes:
- the IL22 gene encoding interleukin-22, whose translation is MASLHTLSKSFPGWVLFCCCCCVPLLLTSCLPLKGASTAHHACRLRKINFQQPYIRNRTYTLAKTASASDKDTDNRLIGQQLFVNIGENNRCYMMKRVVELVVKDVLLTEVKNQYPYVEEVAQFLASLTSELSSCRFSGKRDHIEKNLEQMKNKMEQLGENGKTKAIGELDLLFDYMENACTDAPKKGGNKKKN